One window of Magallana gigas chromosome 2, xbMagGiga1.1, whole genome shotgun sequence genomic DNA carries:
- the LOC105345756 gene encoding uncharacterized protein isoform X2 has translation MNRDVELQKLVKVTVVTIDGNENQVTVPVVGDEQISVTDIYAKACDRLGLQKTSSKWFSLFCGGETIRRLKPDTFTHSSAKVSLRKWCFNGRIEANMIKDDPAACHLVYLEAKAAIEKGLLSVTNEQREKLEEYEDPAFKLEKDYILLAQSLEGYFSVLIQNCIITDQEPIESTLQNSYPGSVRVSMEGIILHTEKCSRTLKWTRLKKWTVHNKLSRVAFLHVSPSGEELTVVVETRQWEYLLSAIIQIVKELQVVNPSESFFYSSMISTNEEGSTSYENVLYSGPCDGVDDEGR, from the exons ATGAACAGAGACGTAGAATTACAGAAACTGGTAAAAGTTACGGTTGTCACGATTGATGGAAATGAGAATCAG GTTACGGTACCTGTTGTAGGCGATGAACAGATTTCTGTCACTGACATTTATGCCAAAGCTTGTGATCGTCTAG GGCTCCAGAAGACAAGTTCCAAATGGTTTTCATTGTTTTGTGGAGGAGAGACAATCAGAAGGTTAAAGCCTGATACCTTTACACACTCTTCAGCCAAAG TATCTCTCAGAAAATGGTGCTTCAATGGAAGAATAGAAGCCAATATGATAAAAGATGACCCAGCAGCTTGTCATCTTGTCTATCTGGAGGCAAAAGCTGCCATAGAAAAGG gATTGCTATCCGTTACCAATGAACAAAGAGAAAAACttgaag AATATGAAGATCCTGCCTTTAAACTTGAAAAAGATTACATCCTGTTAGCACAAAGTTTAGAAGGATATTTTTCTGTTCTGATTCAAAACTGCATAATAACTGACCAAGAACCAATTGAGTCTACACTACAg AACTCCTACCCTGGGTCAGTTCGAGTCTCAATGGAGGGAATAATATTACACACAG agAAATGCTCAAGGACGTTAAAGTGGACACGTTTAAAAAAGTGGACAGTTCATAACAAGTTGTCTCGGGTTGCATTTCTTCATGTTAGTCCCAGTGGTGAAGAGCTAACGGTCGTGGTAGAAACACGCCAGTGGGAATATTTATTGTCAGCCATCATCCAAATAGTGAAAGAACTTCAG GTGGTGAATCCTTCAGAGTCTTTCTTTTACTCTTCCATGATATCAACCAACGAAGAGGGATCTACATCATACGAAAATGTTCTGTATAGTGGCCCGTGTGATGGTGTAGATGATGAAGGCCGGtga
- the LOC105345756 gene encoding uncharacterized protein isoform X1, which translates to MNRDVELQKLVKVTVVTIDGNENQVTVPVVGDEQISVTDIYAKACDRLGLQKTSSKWFSLFCGGETIRRLKPDTFTHSSAKEVSLRKWCFNGRIEANMIKDDPAACHLVYLEAKAAIEKGLLSVTNEQREKLEEYEDPAFKLEKDYILLAQSLEGYFSVLIQNCIITDQEPIESTLQNSYPGSVRVSMEGIILHTEKCSRTLKWTRLKKWTVHNKLSRVAFLHVSPSGEELTVVVETRQWEYLLSAIIQIVKELQVVNPSESFFYSSMISTNEEGSTSYENVLYSGPCDGVDDEGR; encoded by the exons ATGAACAGAGACGTAGAATTACAGAAACTGGTAAAAGTTACGGTTGTCACGATTGATGGAAATGAGAATCAG GTTACGGTACCTGTTGTAGGCGATGAACAGATTTCTGTCACTGACATTTATGCCAAAGCTTGTGATCGTCTAG GGCTCCAGAAGACAAGTTCCAAATGGTTTTCATTGTTTTGTGGAGGAGAGACAATCAGAAGGTTAAAGCCTGATACCTTTACACACTCTTCAGCCAAAG AAGTATCTCTCAGAAAATGGTGCTTCAATGGAAGAATAGAAGCCAATATGATAAAAGATGACCCAGCAGCTTGTCATCTTGTCTATCTGGAGGCAAAAGCTGCCATAGAAAAGG gATTGCTATCCGTTACCAATGAACAAAGAGAAAAACttgaag AATATGAAGATCCTGCCTTTAAACTTGAAAAAGATTACATCCTGTTAGCACAAAGTTTAGAAGGATATTTTTCTGTTCTGATTCAAAACTGCATAATAACTGACCAAGAACCAATTGAGTCTACACTACAg AACTCCTACCCTGGGTCAGTTCGAGTCTCAATGGAGGGAATAATATTACACACAG agAAATGCTCAAGGACGTTAAAGTGGACACGTTTAAAAAAGTGGACAGTTCATAACAAGTTGTCTCGGGTTGCATTTCTTCATGTTAGTCCCAGTGGTGAAGAGCTAACGGTCGTGGTAGAAACACGCCAGTGGGAATATTTATTGTCAGCCATCATCCAAATAGTGAAAGAACTTCAG GTGGTGAATCCTTCAGAGTCTTTCTTTTACTCTTCCATGATATCAACCAACGAAGAGGGATCTACATCATACGAAAATGTTCTGTATAGTGGCCCGTGTGATGGTGTAGATGATGAAGGCCGGtga
- the LOC105345758 gene encoding calcium load-activated calcium channel, which produces MLSDCLLIVFISICTALLGEGLTWLLVYRTEKYKKLKAEVEKQSKKLEKKKEGGESSDRSQKKKLERQEERLKNHNRDLSFVKMKSMFAIGFAFTALLSMFNSIFDGRVVAKMPFVPISLLQGISHRNLGGDDYSDCSFIFLYILCTMSIRQNVQKLLGLAPSRAASKQGGGLFATPGQLNTR; this is translated from the exons atgcTGTCCGATTGTCTGTTAATTGTCTTCATCTCAATCTGCACGGCCCTTCTTGGAGAAG GATTAACATGGCTCCTAGTATATCGAACAGAAAAGTACAAGAAGTTAAAGGCAGAGGTtgaaaaacaaagcaaaaagt tggaaaagaaaaaagaagggGGAGAATCATCAGACAGAAGTCAGAAGAAAAAACTAG aacGTCAGGAGGAGAGGTTGAAAAATCACAACAGGGATCTTTCCTTT gtAAAAATGAAGTCCATGTTTGCTATTGGATTTGCATTTACAGCTCTACTTAGTATGTTTAACTCAAT ATTTGATGGCCGAGTGGTAGCCAAAATGCCCTTTGTTCCAATAAGTCTACTGCAAGGAATCTCCCATCGGAACTTAGGGGGAGATGATTACTCCGATTGCTCATTCATCTTCTTGTATATCCTGTGCACTATGTCAATCAGACAG AATGTCCAGAAACTTCTTGGACTGGCACCATCCCGAGCAGCAAGTAAACAGGGAGGGGGTCTGTTTGCCACCCCTGGTCAGCTAAACACCAGATAA
- the LOC105345755 gene encoding lachesin, translating to MKGLIVFMCVILQVFSNDPDVKIDETSPPTKFLPFEKIMTVTKNSDAYLTCKVENKPPDKDVEWVGIPMQPGAPLISISNGPDSKDPFKYQIDVPSALQWRLKIQNVQLTDEMKYYCRVPIGVQKYAKDVRTLKVVTAPQIADLETDSDMTVKVGDPVSLKCNATGRPFPIVKWEKLAGGLLPTGGREHRDYVLDLGKAKPEYRGSYKCTAQNEKGKASRVVSVLVQFKPIARAVQNPVQQKVGYRKDLMCEFEGYPIPSSQQVAWSKNGQPITTGGNYETTYIEGASDKVRIKLTIKSVTNADFGYYQCMGSNAEGSGSTQIELQSSNVPTPDSTGQINGAGMLTFSMITIMMLLSVCFLHKF from the coding sequence ATGAAGGGGCTTATAGTTTTTATGTGTGTGATTCTACAAGTGTTTAGCAATGATCCAGATGTCAAAATCGACGAAACCAGTCCTCCAACAAAATTTTTACCGTTCGAGAAAATAATGACGGTGACCAAAAACAGCGACGCTTACCTAACTTGCAAAGTTGAAAACAAACCACCCGACAAAGATGTGGAATGGGTCGGTATACCTATGCAGCCCGGAGCTCCTTTGATTTCCATTTCCAATGGTCCAGATTCCAAAGACCCTTTCAAATATCAGATTGATGTTCCCTCCGCGCTTCAATGGAGATTGAAAATACAAAACGTACAACTAACAGATGAAATGAAATACTACTGTCGGGTGCCCATTGGTGTCCAGAAATATGCTAAAGATGTGCGTACCTTGAAAGTTGTTACAGCACCTCAAATAGCAGATCTTGAAACAGACAGTGATATGACTGTTAAGGTTGGTGATCCTGTATCATTGAAATGCAATGCCACTGGAAGACCCTTTCCAATTGTGAAATGGGAAAAACTTGCTGGAGGTTTGCTACCAACTGGAGGTAGAGAACATAGAGACTATGTTTTGGATCTTGGAAAAGCAAAACCAGAGTATCGTGGATCTTACAAGTGTACAGCACAGAATGAGAAAGGGAAAGCTTCACGTGTTGTTTCAGTATTGGTGCAGTTTAAACCAATTGCCCGTGCTGTTCAAAATCCAGTACAACAGAAAGTTGGATATCGTAAAGACTTGATGTGTGAATTTGAAGGTTATCCAATCCCCTCTTCACAGCAGGTCGCATGGTCTAAAAATGGTCAACCTATCACGACTGGTGGAAACTATGAAACAACATACATTGAGGGAGCATCTGACAAAGTCCGAATAAAACTTACCATCAAAAGCGTTACCAATGCTGATTTTGGCTATTACCAGTGTATGGGATCCAATGCTGAAGGAAGTGGAAGCACCCAAATAGAACTTCAGTCCTCTAATGTCCCCACTCCTGACTCCACGGGCCAGATTAACGGTGCCGGAATGTTGACATTCAGTATGATCACGATCATGATGTTACTTTCTGTTTGCTTTCTGcataaattttga